The Polyangiaceae bacterium DNA segment ACTTCACGACGCGGTCGCCCGTGACGAGCGATGCCGTCGCCAAAATCGACGCCCGTCAGGCTGTCCGGAGACCGATGCAATGAGCACATATCCGTCGCCCGCCGTGAAGGCCGGCCATTTCCGTGTCGTCGTAGGTACGCACCAACGAAGGCGCGTCCATTTGCGTAAGTGTGGATGGAATCGGAGCGCCGTGATACCAATGCACCGTGGCGACGATATCCGAATATCGTGCACGTGCACGCAAGTACGTGATCTGCGTTGTCCGCGTCGTTCAGGGGCCGCATCCTCGACGACGCTCGCAGCGCCGATGCATCGAAGGTGAACCACCAGGGTTGCGCCCTGCGAAGGACCCGAACCGGCATCCAACCATTGAGGTCGATGGGTATCTTGGTCCGCTGCCGGACGACGCCATCGTTTGCGAGCGGCGTGATCAGTTCGATGTCGTGATGCTGTCGACGGTGGGCGAAAGAATGGTGGCCCATTCGAAAGGAGCGTTCGGTGTGGCGACGGCAGCGCACACTTCGTCGTCGCAAACGTGGCTCGAGCATTCCTGTCTTCCGGATGTGCACGGCGCGCCGGCATTGGATTGGCAGTTGCCTTGTCCATCCCCTCGGCGGCACGCCGACGGGTGACGAATTCGAATCGCCTTGCCCATTGACCACGTTCGAGCAGGTTTCCGAGCCGGTCCGTTGCACGCCATGCACGTTCCGGTGCATGCCGTATCGCAACCAGACGCGTCGACGCAGAAACCGGACGAGCATTCGCGCTGGTCGCAAGTACGATCCATTGTCGACCATCGTGCAAGCGGCTGCGCCGCTGCACGTACCGCTGCCGCCGCATTCATCGTCGGGATCGGTTCCCGCCATGATCACGCCGCATTGACCATTGATGCCGCCACCCTTCTTGGCAGCCGAACATGCTCTGCATGTCTCCGTACACGCGCCGCCGCAGCAATATCCATCCACGCAATACCCGGACAAACATTGCGCTCGCGTCACATACGACGCCGTTGTAGCTTTGGCACGTGCCCGTTCCGCTGCACGCACCGGCCGCGCATTCATTGTCGGGATCCTTGCTCGCTGCAATGGGACCACACGTCCCGTCGGAACCTTGGCTCTTCTTTGTCGCCGTGCAAGCCTCGCACGTTCCCGAGCACGCCGTATGCGCACAGACGTTGTCGACTCAATTCCCCGACGCGCATTGCGGATCCCGCGCTGCGCAGCTTATTTTTCGAGGCCCACGGGCGCCGTGCCACCCTGCCCGCTCCGGCGCCTGCTCGCCGGTGCATTCGTCGTCGGGATCGGTTCCCGCCGAAATCGGTCCACATTACCCGTTGACGCCGCCTCCCTTTTTGGCAGCCGAACACGCCTACAGCTTCCCGTGCAAGCGTTGCCGCAACAATATCCGTCGGCGCAATACCCCGACAAACAGTCGCCCGCCGAACTGCAAACCGCGCCGTTGTACCCTTGGCGTCCCCGATCCATGGACACCCACGCAAAAGATTCGTTATCGGGGTCCTTGTTCGCCAACGATCGGACCGCACGTCCCATCGGCCCCTTGGGACTTCTTCGCCGCCGTGCACGCCTCGCATGTTCCCGTGCAAGCAGCGTCGCAACAGACGCCGTCGGCGCAATTCCCGGACGAACATTGCGCGCCCATCGAGCACGCGGCGCCATTGCCGAGCCCCGCCATCACGCATGCGCCCGCGCCGTTGCATTCGCCGCCCGTGCATTCGTCATCCGGATCGGTCCCCGATGCAATTGCCCCGCATTGCCCGTTGAATCCACCTCCCCGTTTCGCAGCCGAACATGCCCGACACGTCTCCGAGCACGGAGCGCCGCAGCAATACCCATCCGCGCAATTGCCCGACAAGCAATCCGTCGTCTCGCCGCACGTCGCGCCGTTGTACTTTTTGCAGCTCCCGGTACCATCGCACGAGCCGGATGCGCATTCGTTGTCAGGATCCCCGTAGAGCGCAATCGGGCCGCACGTTCCGTCGTCGCCTTGACCTTTTTTCGCCGCCGTACACGCCTCGCACGTCCCGCTGCACGCACTGTCACAGCACACGCCATCGACGCAAAACCCGCTCGCGCATTCCGCGCCCGTGCTGCACGTTTGCGCATTGCTCGGTGGAGGAAGCACCGACTCTGCAGATGCTTTTTCCGCGCACCCCCGGCCCGGCAACTTCATCGGGTCCCCAAGGCACCGCCTCTTCGCTCACGGTATCCGTACTGCGAACACTGCCGCTCGTTCCGCCAGCACCTTCCGTGCTGCCCTGGTCTTCGGCGCCGCATCCGGTCGCGGCGGTCATGAGTGCCAAACAAAGGACGCCAAGTGATCCTCGGGTGGGCCCAAAAGGCACCCGGTGCCAAGTCGAATTCATTGTCGTGTGCCCTTTCTTCGTGGCGCAACCGTGCTAGCGCCCCAGTTTTCGAAATGCGCGCATCCGCGGCTTCTGCGTAGGATGTTATCAAACCACTGCTTGGTCTTCAATTGATTGATGTTCCCCCGCGCGCACTTCTCGCTATCTTGCTCGCGCCGAGCGCACGCGCGGCAAGAGGAGTGCGACGAGATGGCGGAAGAGATGCAGAACGAGCTGGTCGAAGAGCCTCCCAGGGTGGAACCTCCAGCAGACCTAGGCCGGACGACGAACCGTCGAGGTGCCCTCAAGGCGCTCGCTGCCGCGTCGGGAGCGATTTATGCCGGCGCGCTCATCGTGCCCGTCACCCGCATGCTCGCCCCCTCCTCCAACGGCGAAGCGGGAAAGGCTCGATGGATCCGTGTCGGACGCCTCGCAGACGTCAAGCCCGACGAACCCAAACGCGTCGTCGTGATCGCTGACGAACGCGATGCGTACACCATCACGCGCGATCAACTCCTCGGCTCGCTCTGGCTCGTTCGCAAGGGCGATCAAGTCACCGCGCTCAGCGCGGTTTGCCCTCACCTCGGTTGCTCCATCGACCTCAACGCAGACAAGCAAAGCTACGCATGTCCGTGTCACGTCTCCAAGTTCTCGCTCGCCGGTGAAGCCCTCTCGGGCCCGTCACCTCGCGCGATGGATCCGCTCCAAGTACGCGTCGTGGACGGGTTTGTCGAAGTTGATTTCCGACGCTTTCGGCAAGGCATCCCCACGAAGGAGGAAGTCGGGTGAAACTCGGCGATTGGATTGACGAACGCACGGGCTACCGACAGCTCGTGAAAAGCTTCGTGGAAGCGACCGTGCCTGGAGGCGCTCGTTTCGCTTACGCGTGGGGCACGGCCCTCGGCCTGATGCTCGTGGTCGTCGCCGTCACCGGCGTGCTTCTCTCCACGGTGTATGCGCCGAGTGCCACGACGGCGTGGGCCAGCGTTGCATACATCCAGCAAAAGGTGCCCGCCGGCTGGATCGTCCGCGGCCTGCATCAGTTCGGTGCGCAAGCGCTCATCGTCCTCGGCGCCGTGCATCTCGTGCACGCCATCGTCCGAGGCGCGTACCGAAGGCCGCGCGAATTCACCTATTGGCTCGGCCTTTTGCTCTTCGGCCTCATCGTCGCCTTCGCGCTCACGGGCAACCCCTTGCGCTGGGATCAACGCGGATTCTGGGCGCTGCGCGTCGAAACCGGCATCATGGGCACCGTGCCCGTCGTCGGCACCATCATGCAAGAAGCGCTTCTCGGCGGCAGTTTGCCCGGGAACCTCACCCTCACGCGCCTCTACGCCGCGCACGCCATCGTCTTGCCGCTCGTGACGGGCCTGCTCTTCGCCATGCACGTCATGATCTCGCGAAAGCACGGCCCGGCGCTCGAAACGCCCGCGGATGCGGTCAAAGTCGAACGATATTTTCCATCGCAAGCTGCACGTGATCTCGTCGTCGCGCTGCTCGTCCTTGCCGTCGTCTTCGTTCTCACGTGGAAGCATCACGGCGCGCCGCTCGACGCTCCGGCCGACCCGACGAGCGATTATCCGGCGCGTCCCGAATGGTACTTCCTCGCGCTCTACGAAATGCGCAAGCCGTTTCCGGGACGCCTCGAGCTCATCGCGACGGTCGTGCTTCCATTTCTCGTCGTCGGGTATCTCCTTTTGCTTCCGCTCTTCGACAAGAAGGCCGATCGAGGTGTCATGAAGCGCCTCCCGGTGCTCGTTCCGGTGGCGCTTTTTGGCATTGGCGCGGGCGTTCTCACGGGCGCGTCGATTAGACACGACGCGGCGGATCCCGAATTCGTCAAGGCCGTTGCAAAAGCCGAGACACACGCCAAGAAATCGCTTGCGATTGCATTCGAGGGGGTACCTCCCGAGGGTGCATTGGCGATGATGCGCAATCATCCTGAAACGCGGCGCGTGTGGCTATACGAGCAGCATTGTGCGAGCTGTCATCGCATGGGCGAAATGGGACCTCCGGCCGGCGAGGACACGGCGCCGGACCTCACCGGGTTTGGCTCGGCGTCATGGGCTACGCGAGTGCTCATGGAGCCGGATCACGATTCGATGTTCGGCAAGACGGCATTCAAAGGCATGATGCCGAGCATGACGACGCCGCCTGACGACCCTGAAATGGCCAAGGAATTCTCGCCCATGAAGCAGGAGGACTTGAATGCCATCGTGGAATTCTTGGCGGCGCAAGCCGAGGGTGAGGGCGCGGGAATGCCGGGTGAAAAACTCGTGCGACAGCGGTGCACGGGTTGTCATCGATTCGATGGGAAAACCGACGACGAAGAATCGCTTGCACCGGAGCTTCGAGGTTGGGGATCTGTGGCGTGGATATTGGCGCAGATTGACAATCCTGGCAGTGGCAAGACGTATCCCAAGGGCGCGATGGATCCGAAGCTCGAGGGCCACATGCCGGCATTTGCGGAAAAACTGAGCGACGCCGATCGCAAGCTATTGGCGTCGTTCGTGCAAATGCAGGCGAAGAATAAAGTGAAGTAACTCTGCTCCGCAGATTTCCCCGCCCGCCGTATTGCTTCGAATCAATCCATGTGCTCGATGCTTTCGGGCACGTTCACCCAGCCATGTTTTCGAGCCTCATATACGGAGAACGTGGGCGCTGGGAAGTCCGGATCCGCAAAGGCACCCACCGGCACCGCAATGACATCGGGCATATCGGCGATATCGTAAAACACGGTCGATCCGCATGTAGGGCAGAACCGAAACGTGACCGTCCCGCCGGAATCACCGATACGGACGAAGCTCGTAGCGACGCCTTCGATTTTCACTTTGTCGGCTGGCCAGCGCGCTTGTTGCCCGAAGGGGCTTCCCGTTCGTCGCTGGCACGCGAGACAGTGGCACATCGATACGCGGATCGGGTCGCCGTCGCATGTGACCCGTAGCTGCCCGCAACTGCATTGGGCGTGTCGTGAACGTATGGTTGGTTTCATCTGCGGCTTGTGAGTACCTCGAGGATGTGAGCGAGCTTGGTGCGTACTGTAGGCACGTTGTTCGCGTTGTGAAAAGCACGAAGTTGCGCGTGCTCGACGATTTTCCGGGCCTCGCGCAGGTCGGATCAGCGCATTCGAGGGGTCACGGGGACGTGGGATCGACGTTGCGTCTTCGGTTTGCGCCTCACGACGGCGTGGTCGCGCGAGGATGACTGGCGCGACGGGGTCGCAGAGGCGTGGCCTGCGAGTGCGCTTGGAGGTGGCTCGCTACGGGACGTCGTGAGGTGCCTCGGCTGGCTGGGCGGGGCGGTTCATGGCGTCGTGAGGTGGTCGATGGATGCGGCGCGGGCGGCTCACGAAGGTGCGGCTGGTGCGGCGCATGCTGGGAAAACCGCGCCACGAGCAAGGGAATGCGTGCGCGAGCGGAGGGAGGCGATTGCACGAGGGTGTGGGGTGGGTGACATAGCGGCAATCATGCCGCTTCGGGCAAGATGTACTTGATCGGCCGTACGGGCGGCACGGTCGAGGCCGCTTTAGCGAGCTCGGTGTCTGCCTCGGCGCGCAAGGCATCGAGCTTGGCCGCCGCTTCTGGAGAGACCCCCTCCGCCAGATAGAGATCCACGAGCCAGAGGGCGCGGAGGGGATCGGCCGCGCTCAGTGCGGCAGTGACCGCTCCCAGGCGCGCGATTTCGCCTTCTAGGTCATGCGCCGACGTCAAGTCGGCGATCGACTCTTCGATGCGCCCGACCTCTCGGAAGGCTTCCCGCGCCTCGTCCGAGCCCGCTGCAAGACGCTCCGCACGGAGGATCGCCTCGGTCACACGAACGTTCAGCTCATTCAGTTCCATCGCTGCTCCAAAAGAGTGCCTTCGGTTCGACGAAGCGTACCACGCACGCCGCCCGCGCGGTTCCCTTCGGCCAAGAGGCCCCTTGCGCTTGGGTGACCTTCCGTTTGTACAGCATTTCGAGGTCGCCTTCGTCCGTACCGCCGACCTCGACGATGACGTTTTGGCCACCGCTCCCTATCAACCAATCGGCCCCTTCCGAAAGCCGAGATTGGAGCCGCCGCTTCACCTTCCACCCACCGCGCCTCCCGGTCAATGCGAGCGCGAGAGCTTCCGCGCCCTCCTCCGTGACCCTATTGAAGTCTTCCATTTGGGCGAGCTGCAGCGGAATTTCTTTCCACTTCAGGGCCTCACGAAGATCTTTGCCGCGCATGGTCCCCGAGAGATTTATGCCCGATTGATGACGGCGCTCCAATGCAATCACCGCACGAAACTGGACCGCAGGTCGGTGTATGCGGCGCGGGCGGCTCGCGGTGCTGCGGATGGTGCTGTGCGGGCCGGGAGTGCCGCGCCACGAGCAAGGGAGTGCGCGAGCAAAAGAAGGGAGGCGATTTCACGAGGGTGGGGGGTGGGGAGGGCGCTGATCGGAGGTGGCTCAGTGAGGGTAGCGCGCCCGTAGGGCAGCGAAGGGAAAGCGACGGGAACCTTGTGCACTGTCCCATACGTGTGGGCTTCCTTGGTTCGTTCTGCTGGTGTATTGCTCACGCGGCTTGGCAAATGTGGACGGTTTGTCTGGAGCAGTAGACAGCCAAAGCCCTAACGGTTTCGACGAGTCACGTCACGCGCACGCTGTCAAGAGGCGAATATGTCGTCGCAGAAAAATTTGATGCTGCCGATCATGGTGTTTGCGGTTCTCGCCGGTGCTGGCGGTTGCGAGCTGATCACTCGTGTGGATCGGTCCCAGATCGACGAGTTGTACCAAGGAGCCGGTGCGAGTGCTGGCGCGGGTGGTGCCGACGGCGGCAGTGGCGGCATGGGTGGCGGCGGCACTGGCGGCATGGGTGGCGGCGGCACTGGCGGCACTGGCGGCAGTGGCGGCATGGGTGGCGGCGGCACCGGCGGCGGTGGCGGCATGGGTGGCGGTGGTGGCGGCGGTGGTGGTGGCGGCAATGGTTGCGTGCCCACGGACGACATGAACGATTGCACGGACGACGTGTGCAACATGGATGGCACGACGGCGCATCTGCCCAAGTCGGTCGGCGAGCCGTGCTCGAGCGATGGAACCGTTTGCAATGGCGTTGGTCAATGCGTTCAGTGCCTCGTATCTGCTGATTGTCCCGGCACGGATGATGCGTGTGGACAGCGCACCTGTATCGACGGTGCTTGCGGGATGGATTTCACGGCATCCGATACGCCGCTTTCGACGCAAAACGCCGGCGATTGCAAGGTTGTCGTTTGTGATGGCAATGGCGGCACCGCGAGCAAAGACGACAACGCCGACGTCCCCGACGACAGCAACGCCTGCACAACCGACGCGTGCGTCATGGGCACGCCATCCAATACGAATCTCCCGCAAGGCAGCGACTGCACTCCATCGGGGGGCGCCGATCCTCTCGTATGCAATGGCATGGGTCAATGCGTGGGATGCAATGTTCCCGCCAATTGTCCCGGAGTGGACGACGAATGCGGGACGCGAACATGCCTCGCCGGCGTGTGCGGCATGGACTTCACGGCGGCCGATACGCCGGTTTCGATGCAGAGCGCGGGCGATTGCAAGGTCATCGTGTGCGACGGTAGCGGCGGCACGACGAGCAAAGACGACAATACCGACGTTTCAGACGACAACAATGCCTGCACGGCCGACGTATGCATTGCGGGTATCCCGTCGCATTCGAACCTTCCGCAAGGCACCCAATGCGCAGCGCCTGGCGGAGGCGATCCATTCGTGTGCAACGGGATGGGTCAATGCGTGGAATGCAATGCTCCCGCGGATTGTCCGGGAACGGACGACGAGTGCAAGACGCGGACATGTCTCGCCAGCACGTGCGGCGTCGATTTCACGGGTGCCAATACGCCGGTTTCCATCCAGATGCCAAACGATTGCCTCGTGCGCGTATGCGACGGCGCGGGCAATGATGTCGATATCCCCGACGATACGGACGTGCCGGTCGATGACGGAGAGACGTGCACGTACGAGGCGTGCGCGGGAGGCATGCCAATACATCCGAACGTCGCCGATGGAACATCGTGCAGTGACGGCGAAGAGTGCACGATGGCCGATACGTGCATGATGGGCGCGTGCCAGCCCGGCACGCTCATCGTGTGTCAACCTCCGGATCAATGCCACGAGCCTGGGATTTGCAATGCGATGTTGGGAGCGTGCACGTACGCGGCCAAGATCGATGGTTTTGCATGCGACGACGGCAATGGCTGTACCTTGATCGATCAATGCACGGCTGGCGTTTGTACCGGCACACCGGCTCCGGATGGCACAACGTGCATGTTGGGCGGCGTGATGGGGGCGTGTCAATCGGGCATGTGCAGCACGTGCGGCAATGGCGTCGTCGATCCACCGGAGGAATGTGATGACCTCAATGCCGTGAGTGGTGATGGTTGCAATGCATGCATCATCGAATTGACGTGCTCAGCCGGAGAATCGCGCGTCGTCGTCCTGAACAACAATCCATTGCCGATCCCCGACGTCGGTCCTTTCATGTACAGTCCGGCCGTCATCAATGCTACGGGCGGCGTGACCAAAGCAATCGTCGTCGTACATTCGTTGACACACGAATATGCGGCCGACATCGACATGTTCTTGAGGTCCCCGCACGGATTGTATCGCGAGCTTTCGACGGACAATGGGTTCGTTGGCAACAACTACACGCGTACGACGATCGACGATGCCGCGGCCATATCCATTACGGACATCACGGCGCCGTTTACGGGCAAGTATCGGCCCGAGCAATCCATGGCGACGCTTGGAGCGGGTCTTGATTTCCTGCATCTGAATGCGTCTGGTTTTTGGTATCTGCAATTGCAAGACGACGCATCGGGCTTCGAAGGCATGCTGAATGCGTGGAGCCTCGCGCTGTGCGTGAACCCTGCGTCGTATTGCGGCGACGGCGTCGTCGATGCCGACGAAGAATGCGACGACGGCAATACGAACGGTGGCGATTTGTGCAGCAACCTATGCCGCCTCAACGACGGCTGCGGCGACGGCAATTTCGACCTCGGCGAAGAGTGCGACGATGACAACTTGGTATCGGGAGACGGTTGTTCCTCGGCATGCCAAGTGGAGGTTACCTGCGCGGCGGGTGAGACTCCGGTCATCGTGACGAACGACATGACCGCCGCCGTTCCGGATGACAATGCATACCATGCCTTCCCGGTCAATGTGTCGACGCCCGGCGCCGTCGCGAAAGTCGTGGCGGTCATTGGCAGCATCGCGCACACGAACGTTCAGGAGCTCGACATTCAGCTTCAATCACCCACTGGCTTCATTCGCACATTGTCGAGCAACAATGGCGACACGGGCGACGATTACGCATCGACGTTTTTCGATGACGACGCCGCGACATACGTCACTGCGGGAAGCGCGCCATTTCGTGGGTACTTCAAGCCCGAACAAACGTTGTCGACGACCGGTGACGCCAACTTCCGTGGGAAAAATGCCAAGGGCACGTGGAATCTCCGGATACGCGACGTGCAAACGACCAATTTCGCCGTCTTCAATTCTTGGACCATGGCGCTTTGTTTGAGCCATGGCGAATATTGCGGTAATGGGGTGATCGAAGCGGGCGAGGAGTGCGATGATGCCAATACGAACGACGGCGACGCGTGCAGCAACCTGTGCTCGATGAACGACGGTTGCGGCGACAATAACTTCGATGCGGGCGAAGAATGTGACGACGACAATATCGTGTCGGGTGACGGTTGCTCGGCAACGTGTCAGGTCGAAATCACCTGCGATGCAGGGCAGATGCCGGTCAAGGTCACGAATGGAACGGCAGCGACCATCAATGGCTCGTCCACGTTGAACCAGTTTCCCGTGAACGTGGCCGCCGCGGGCGCCGTGAAAAAGGCCATCGCGGTCATTGGCAACGTGCCCGACGTGCGCAACGACCGCATCACGATCGACCTGCTGTCGCCCATTGGAACGAAGAGGCATTTGTCGAGCGCCAATGGTGGAACCTCCATCGGTGGTTATACATCGACGTTTTTCGACGATTCGGCCGCAGTGCCCATTACGAGCAGCACACATCCCATGAAGGGACGCTACCAGCCGGAGGAGTCGATATCGACGACGGTGGGCACGGATTTCAGCAACGAAAACCCGCTGGGCACGTGGAACCTGCAAATCAAGCTCACGGGGTCCGCGGCCGGAACGCTCCAAAGCTGGACGCTGGGCATGTGCCTGGATACCGTCACCTATTGCGGCAACGGAACGCTCGATCCGGGCGAGCAATGCGACGACGGCAATTACAACAACAACGATCTGTGCAGCAATGCCTGCAAGAATCTGGGATGCGGCGATGGCCTATACGACGTCGGCGAGCAGTGCGACGATGGAAATACGGTGTCGGGTGACGGGTGTTCGTCTACCTGTACGCTGGAAATGGATTGCGCCCCTGGTCAGACGGAAGTCACGGCATTGTTCGAAACGCCGACACCGATTCCCGTGGGTGGCAGCGTTTATCACGATTATCCCGTGAACGTGGCGCCGACGGGTGGAGTCAAGAAGGTCAAGGTCGCGCTTGGCTTCATCGACAAATCCGCGACGAAGGACCTCGATCTCCGATTGCAATCTCCTTTCGGGACGATCCGCAACCTCTCCATGCGCAATTCCGGCACGAACAGCACGGTAGGGTACGATTACTTGTCGACGATCTTCGATGAAGCGGCGACGTTTTCCATTGCCTCGGCCCCATATCCGTTCAGCGGCACGTTCCGGCCCGAGCATTCACTGTCCACGATTCAAGGGAAAGACTTTCTCGAAGAAGCAGCCAGTGGCACGTGGAATCTCCAGGCGCGGATCCAACTCGTGAGCTCCTCTTCGGGAACGGTGTATAGCTGGACCCTGGGGCTTTGCGTCGATACCGTCACGTATTGCGGCAATGGCACCGTGGATTCGGGCGAGGAATGCGACGACGGAAACATCACGAACAACGATGGATGTTCGGACATCTGCGGCTTGGAAACCGGTTGCGGCAACGGAACCATCGACGCGGGAGAAGAGTGCGACGATGATGGCTTTCTATCGGGCGACGGTTGTTCACCGACGTGTCAGGTTGAAATCGACTGTGCGCCAGGACAAACCCGGGTGGTCGTTGCGGATTTGTCGCCGTCGCCGATCATCGACAACACCACCACGTATACGTCGGTCAACATGCCGACGGACGGCGCCGTCAAGAAGGTCGTCGTCACCCTGGGCAAGATCAGCCATGCGAGCGTTGGGCAACTGTTGATCAACCTCCGATCTCCGGCGAATACGATTCGTTGGTTATCTACGTTGAATGGTGGCACTGGCGATGATTACATAGCGACGGTTTTCGATTCCAATGCAACGATGCCCGTCACCGCCGTTGGTGCGCCATTCACGGGCGTCTTCCGACCGGAATACACGTTGACGCAATACGAGGGAACCGATTTCCTGAATCAGAATGCGCTTGGTTCATGGAGCCTCGGAGTGGCCGATAACACGACCGGAACGTCGGGCACGGTCGAACGCTGGAGCTTGGCGTTGTGTTTGGACACCGTCGTATTTTGCGGCAATGGGGTCGTCGATCCCGGCGAAGAGTGCGACGACGCCAATACGAACGATGCCGACGCGTGCACGCGCTTCTGCACCGCCAACGAAGGGTGCGGTGACGGAAACATCGACCCCGGCGAACAATGTGACGACAGCAATGGTGCAGTGGGTAATGATTGTTCGCAGACGTGCGAAGTTGCAATCACGTGCGGCGCTGGAGAGACGTCGATCGCCGTGACGAATGAAACGCCGACGTCGATCCCCGACAATAACTTGACATTCACGAGCTTGCCCGTGAACGTGGCGACGACGGGCAAAGTGCGAAAGGTGATTGCCACGATTGGCGGCATCAACCACACGGCAGATGCCGACTTGGACATTCAGCTACGTTCACCGAGCGGCACGGTGCGCATCTTGTCCGATGACAATGGTGGCACCGGCGACAATTACAACACGACGATTTTCGACGACTCGGCAGGTGGAATGGTCGTCAATGCGAGTGCGCCATTCAGATCGAAGTACCGTCCCGAGCAATCGTTGTCGACGACACCCGGGACCGATTTCCTGAGCGAGCCTGCCGCTGGAGAATGGGCGCTCGAGGTGCGAGACGACGCGGCAACCAATGTCGGCACGTTCCTGAGCTGGACCCTCACGATGTGCGTTGCGACCGAGTGCGGAGATGGCAATCTGGGGCTCGGCGAAGAATGCGATGACGGCAATATGGTCGACAACGACCTTTGCTCCAACGGTTGTCAGCTCAATGGGGGCTGTGGCAATGGCAAGGTCGATGTCGGCGAAGCATGCGACGACGACAACTTGGTATCGGGTGACGGCTGTTCCCCGACGTGCGACGTCGAATTGACATGCGCCCCTGGACAAACGTCGATCATGGTTGCAAACGACACGCCGTTCGCCATGCCCGATGCGAATACGTTCGTCGATGCGCCCGTGAGCATTCCGACGGCGGGCGCCGTGAAGAAAGTCGTTGCGGTCGTCGGAGGCATCACGCATCCGAATGCGGCGGACGTGGACATCCAATTGCAATCGCCCATCGGCACGACACGCGGCCTGTCCAATGACCGAGGTGGCACGGACGACAATTACAGATCGACGATCTTCGACGACTCGGCAACGACGGGCATTGCGTTTGCCACGGCGCCATTCTCCGGAAGATACCGGCCCGAGCAGACGATGTCGACGACTGCGGGAACGGATTTTGCCCATCAAAACGCATTGGGCATCTGGAACTTGAAGGTCAGGGACGACGCCGTGGGTTTCCTCGGTACGTATGAAAGCTGGCGTTTGCTCATGTGCCTCGATACCGTCACGTATTGTGGCAATGGCATCGTCGATCCGGGCGAGGAATGCGACGACGGCAATCAAGTGGATGCCGATGCGTGCAGCAATGTGTGCAAAATGAATGAAGGTTGCGGTGATGGCAACATCGACGCTGGCGAATGGTGCGACGACAACAACGTGACCTCGGGCGATGGTTGTTCGTCGACCTGCGAAGTCGAAGTCACTTGCGCACCCGGTGAAACGCCGGTCATCGTCTCGGATGACCCCGCGAGCCCCATTCCGGACAACAATACGTTCGTCGACTTCCCCCTGACGGTTTCCACGATAGGCGGGGTAAAGAAAGCCATGGTGGTCATTCGCAGCATCGTTCATCCGAACGTCGCCGACTTGGACATCCAATTGCTCGGGCCGAATGGGATGGTGCGTAATTTGTCCGATGACAACGGCGGAGTGAACGACAACTACGCGTCGACGTTCATTGCAGACTCGTTCACGTCGGCCATCACCGGTGGCGCGGCGCCGTTCAGCGGCAAATACCGGCCCGAAGCATCGCTATCGGTCAATCCCAGTGTGGACTTCTCGTTGAAGAACGCAGCGGGCACCTGGACACTTCAAGTGCGCGACGACGC contains these protein-coding regions:
- a CDS encoding cytochrome b N-terminal domain-containing protein; protein product: MKLGDWIDERTGYRQLVKSFVEATVPGGARFAYAWGTALGLMLVVVAVTGVLLSTVYAPSATTAWASVAYIQQKVPAGWIVRGLHQFGAQALIVLGAVHLVHAIVRGAYRRPREFTYWLGLLLFGLIVAFALTGNPLRWDQRGFWALRVETGIMGTVPVVGTIMQEALLGGSLPGNLTLTRLYAAHAIVLPLVTGLLFAMHVMISRKHGPALETPADAVKVERYFPSQAARDLVVALLVLAVVFVLTWKHHGAPLDAPADPTSDYPARPEWYFLALYEMRKPFPGRLELIATVVLPFLVVGYLLLLPLFDKKADRGVMKRLPVLVPVALFGIGAGVLTGASIRHDAADPEFVKAVAKAETHAKKSLAIAFEGVPPEGALAMMRNHPETRRVWLYEQHCASCHRMGEMGPPAGEDTAPDLTGFGSASWATRVLMEPDHDSMFGKTAFKGMMPSMTTPPDDPEMAKEFSPMKQEDLNAIVEFLAAQAEGEGAGMPGEKLVRQRCTGCHRFDGKTDDEESLAPELRGWGSVAWILAQIDNPGSGKTYPKGAMDPKLEGHMPAFAEKLSDADRKLLASFVQMQAKNKVK
- a CDS encoding GFA family protein gives rise to the protein MRSRHAQCSCGQLRVTCDGDPIRVSMCHCLACQRRTGSPFGQQARWPADKVKIEGVATSFVRIGDSGGTVTFRFCPTCGSTVFYDIADMPDVIAVPVGAFADPDFPAPTFSVYEARKHGWVNVPESIEHMD
- a CDS encoding Rieske 2Fe-2S domain-containing protein, with translation MQNELVEEPPRVEPPADLGRTTNRRGALKALAAASGAIYAGALIVPVTRMLAPSSNGEAGKARWIRVGRLADVKPDEPKRVVVIADERDAYTITRDQLLGSLWLVRKGDQVTALSAVCPHLGCSIDLNADKQSYACPCHVSKFSLAGEALSGPSPRAMDPLQVRVVDGFVEVDFRRFRQGIPTKEEVG